The Paraphotobacterium marinum genome contains a region encoding:
- a CDS encoding ABC transporter ATP-binding protein — protein sequence MLSISSISKKIRKTNILNNFTLPPIYEGEIVTILGKNGAGKSTFLKELIDLIGKKKPVAKINSSVVSYDDVGYLPQNYSIPLSVTVLDLLITTLNLHNKSLLTKKNSLEHSIKILKQIDITHLANKYCNQLSGGESQLVGLALALINNPKIIILDEPTSALDLNNQLLLMHFVHDYIKKHNIYGLMVVHDINLAIQFSDKVAIIKNGELYDYGNLNIIDPALIKNVFDVNSKIIVTEKNLFYLLINKIYMKNQYLNFKSHERRNRKIKNENY from the coding sequence GAAGGGGAAATAGTCACTATATTAGGTAAGAATGGTGCAGGTAAATCAACCTTTTTAAAAGAACTTATAGATTTAATCGGTAAAAAAAAACCAGTAGCTAAAATTAATTCTTCAGTTGTGTCTTATGATGATGTGGGGTATTTACCACAGAATTATAGTATTCCGTTATCAGTTACAGTTCTTGACTTACTAATAACAACTTTAAACTTGCACAATAAATCGTTATTGACGAAAAAAAATAGTTTAGAACATTCTATTAAGATCTTAAAACAAATCGATATCACTCATTTAGCGAATAAATACTGTAACCAACTTTCAGGTGGTGAAAGTCAGCTTGTTGGCTTAGCTTTAGCTTTGATTAATAACCCTAAAATAATTATTCTGGATGAGCCCACCTCAGCATTAGACTTAAATAATCAATTACTTTTAATGCATTTTGTGCACGATTATATTAAAAAACACAACATTTATGGGTTAATGGTAGTTCATGACATTAACTTAGCAATACAATTTTCAGATAAAGTTGCAATTATAAAAAATGGTGAATTATATGATTATGGAAATTTAAATATTATTGATCCAGCACTAATTAAAAATGTATTTGATGTAAATTCAAAAATTATTGTAACTGAAAAAAACCTATTTTATTTACTTATAAATAAAATTTATATGAAAAATCAATACCTAAACTTTAAATCTCACGAACGGAGGAACAGAAAAATTAAAAATGAAAATTACTAA